From a single Sorghum bicolor cultivar BTx623 chromosome 5, Sorghum_bicolor_NCBIv3, whole genome shotgun sequence genomic region:
- the LOC110435636 gene encoding uncharacterized protein LOC110435636, with the protein LDVQNAFLHGVLEEDVYLRQPPGYEDSQHPTYVCKLDKALYGLKQAPRAWYAQLCSKLIRLGFTPSRGDTSLFYYQKGQVQMFVLVYVDDIIVASSSPAATRALLLDLEKDFALKDLGDLHYFLGIEVKRGDDGLVLSQHRYAADVVKRANMGNCRPVDTPISSSEKLSITDGTSLDEEDSTRYRSIVGALQYLTLTRPDLSFAVNKVCQFLHAPTTTHWTAIKRILRYVKGTLTMGLKIRKSSSTLVSAFSDADWAGCVDDRRSTGGFAVFFGPNLISWSARKQPTVSRSSTEAEYKALANATAEMMWIQRLLTELGISHVPVARLWCDNIGATYLSANPVFHARTKHIEIDFHFVRERVAQKLLDIRFIATGDQLADGFTKPITASKLNQFRANLNLVSG; encoded by the coding sequence CTTGATGTTCAGAATGCCTTCCTTCATGGTGTTCTTGAAGAAGATGTTTATTTGAGGCAACCTCCAGGATATGAAGATTCACAGCATCCTACCTATGTTTGCAAGTTGGATAAGGCACTCTACGGTCTTAAGCAAGCACCTCGTGCTTGGTATGCACAGCTTTGCAGCAAGTTGATTCGGCTTGGTTTTACTCCATCACGAGGTGATACTTCTCTATTTTATTATCAGAAAGGTCAAGTTCAGATGTTTGTTTTGGTTTATGTGGATGACATCATTGTTGCGAGTTCTTCTCCTGCTGCTACAAGAGCGTTGCTTCTTGATCTTGAAAAAGATTTTGCCTTGAAAGATCTTGGTGATCTTCATTATTTTCTTGGCATTGAAGTCAAGAGGGGTGATGATGGGCTGGTGTTGTCACAACATCGTTATGCTGCTGATGTGGTTAAACGTGCTAATATGGGTAATTGTCGACCAGTTGATACACCCATCTCTTCTTCTGAAAAGCTTAGCATTACTGATGGCACTAGTCTTGATGAAGAAGATTCTACACGGTATAGGAGTATTGTTGGGGCCCTTCAGTATCTCACTCTCACTCGGCCTGACTTGTCTTTTGCTGTTAACAAGGTTTGCCAGTTTCTCCACGCTCCGACTACTACACACTGGACAGCTATCAAACGCATACTTCGATATGTTAAAGGCACTCTGACTATGGGTCTCAAGATTAGAAAATCGTCCTCTACACTTGTCAGTGCCTTCTCTGATGCGGATTGGGCCGGTTGTGTTGATGACCGGAGGTCCACTGGTGGTTTTGCCGTATTTTTTGGTCCTAATCTCATATCATGGAGTGCTAGGAAGCAACCGACCGTGTCACGCTCCAGCACGGAGGCCGAATATAAAGCTCTTGCTAATGCTACGGCAGAGATGATGTGGATTCAGCGGCTTCTGACTGAGCTTGGTATTTCTCATGTTCCTGTTGCTCGGTTGTGGTGTGACAACATTGGTGCTACATACTTGTCGGCTAATCCAGTATTTCACGCCAGAACGAAACATATTGAGATTGACTTTCATTTTGTGCGTGAAAGGGTGGCACAGAAGCTATTAGATATAAGGTTTATTGCTACTGGTGATCAGTTAGCTGATGGCTTCACCAAACCTATCACGGCGTCCAAATTGAATCAGTTTAGAGCCAATCTCAACCTTGTCAGTGGCTGA
- the LOC8069319 gene encoding uncharacterized protein LOC8069319: protein MDDDVDMTQRLQGLLQRLTARLSTREASAAQDHGHATQPSAVGGGRRPLAGAVVGSADDHDAPRDNGGTLLPGGGHLQLLEPFEQEATSLAEVTEMLRRGLSRSDEFFDQNQIMEFAMRLRDDDDIGDILERIYDHAVAAGVLPPLPAAEDSDQRHHNNNDDDDDDMLEEQIFYQALAAEVLIPLPEWLDQRGNDGVDNRGFVGGGVPASSAGVVAGLEKRKYQRSSAGQDDGDKQCPICLMDYVVDDDLCVMPCKHGFHHECLAGWLARSCLCPLCRHVLMPSEEEQDVRHSP from the coding sequence ATGGACGACGACGTGGACATGACCCAACGGCTCCAAGGTTTACTGCAACGGCTGACAGCACGGTTGAGTACGAGAGAAGCAAGCGCCGCCCAAGACCATGGCCATGCAACTCAGCCATCGGCTGTGGGTGGCGGCCGTCGTCCGCTCGCCGGCGCCGTCGTCGGCAGTGCTGATGATCATGACGCGCCACGCGACAACGGTGGCACCCTGCTGCCCGGCGGTGGTCACCTCCAGCTCTTGGAGCCGTTTGAGCAGGAAGCAACAAGCCTCGCGGAAGTCACGGAGATGTTGCGGCGTGGATTGTCAAGAAGTGACGAGTTCTTTGATCAGAATCAGATAATGGAGTTTGCTATGAGGCTCCGAGACGACGACGACATCGGCGACATCCTGGAGCGGATTTATGATCATGCTGTGGCCGCTGGAGTGCTGCCTCCCCTACCGGCGGCGGAGGATTCAGATCAACGCCACCATAAcaacaacgacgacgacgacgacgacatgcTGGAGGAGCAGATTTTCTATCAGGCTTTAGCAGCTGAAGTCCTGATTCCCCTACCGGAGTGGTTAGATCAACGCGGCAACGACGGCGTCGACAACCGTGGCTTTGTTGGAGGAGGCGTCCCGGCTTCTTCTGCTGGGGTGGTCGCCGGTCTCGAGAAGCGAAAGTACCAGAGATCATCAGCTGGCCAGGATGATGGCGACAAGCAGTGCCCTATTTGCTTGATGGACTACGTGGTAGACGACGACCTGTGCGTGATGCCCTGCAAGCATGGGTTCCATCACGAGTGCCTCGCCGGATGGCTGGCGCGTAGCTGTTTGTGCCCTCTTTGCCGCCATGTGTTGATGCCctcggaggaggagcaggacgtGCGCCATAGCCCATAG